The stretch of DNA GCAAGACTTGGGACGCGGAGGACCTGTACCTGCACGAAGCGATCCCGGGCCATCACTTCCAGCTCGCGTTGCAGCAGGAGCTGACCAACCTGCCCAAGTTCCGCCGCTTCGGCAGCGAGACCGCCTTCAGCGAAGGCTGGGGCCTGTACGCCGAATCGCTCGGCCCAGGACCTGGGTGTATACGAGGACCCCTACAACTACTTCGGCTATCTGCAGAACGAACTGTGGCGCGCGATCCGACTGGTCGTCGACACCGGCCTGCACAGCAAGGGCTGGACCCGTGAGCAGGTGATCAAGTACATGCTGGACAACTCTGCCGAGAGCGAGACCCAGTCCACCGCCGAAGCCGAGCGCTACATGGCCATCCCGGCGCAGGCGCTTGCCTACAAGATGGGCGAGTTGAAGATCCAGGAGCTGCGCGACCGCGCCGAGAAGGCCCTCGGGCCGAAGTTCGACGTGCGCAGGTTCCACGCCGAAGTGCTCAAGGACGGTTCAGTGCCGCTTGAGATTCTCGAGGGCAAGATCGACCGCTGGATTGCCTCGGAGAAGGCCGCCGGCTGAAGCACCCCAGTTTCGTTTCGCTAGATCCGCATTCACCAGGAGATCCATCCATGAAGCTTCGCCCGCTCCTGCTCGCCATCGCCGTCACTGCTGCGATCGCCGGCTGCAAGCCTTCCACCGAAACGGCCACCCCCGCCGCACCGGCTGCCACCCAGAACTCGCAGGCCAAGGCCGACCAGCTCAACAAGCTGTACGCCGACTACTGGGAAGCCAACCTCAAGCTCAACCCGATCGCGGCCACCTTCCAGGGCGACCCGCGCTACAACGACCAGCTGCCCGACTATTTCTCCGCGCAGTACCGCGAGCAGAGCAAGCAGTTCGTCACCGAGTGGCTGGCCAAGGTTGAAGCCGTCGGCAGCGAAGGCCTGACCGGCCAGGACCTGCTGAGCTACGAGATCTTCGTCGAAGACGCCAAGGACTCGCTGGAGTCGTTCAAGTACCCGGATTGGCAGCTGCCGATCAACCAGATGCATTCGCTGCCGTCGCTGGCCGTGCAGCTGGGCTCGGGCACCGGCGCGCAGCCGTTCAAGACCGTCAAGGATTACGACAACTGGCTGGCGCGCGCGAGCAAGCTGCCGACGCTGTTCGACTCGGCGATCACCAGCATGAACGAAGGCGTCACCGCCGGCGTCGTGCAGCCCAGGGCGCTGATGATCAAGGTGATCCCGCAGCTCGACGCGCTGGTCAAGGCCAAGCCCGAGGACACGCTGTTCTGGGGCCCGATCACGCAGATGCCCAAGGACTTCTCCGACGCCGACAAGAAGCGCCTGACCGACGCCTACCGCGCGATGATCGCCGACCAGCTGATGCCGGCGTACAAGAAGCTGCGCGCCTACATCAACGATGAGTACCTGCCCAAGACCCGCGACACGGTCGGCCTGGACAAGCTGCCGGGCGGCGCCGAATGGTATGCGTTCAATGCCAAGCAGAGCACGACCACCGACCTGACCCCGGATCAGATCCACAAGATCGGCCTGGACGAAGTCGCGCGCATCCATGGCGAGATCCACAAGGTCATGGAGCAGGTCGGCTTCAAGGGCTCGATGCAGGACTTCTTCAAGTTCATGCAGAACGATCCGCGCTTCAGCTTCAAGGACGAGAAGGCGCTGCTGGAGTACTACCGCGCGCTCGAGGCGAAGATCAACCAGAAGATCCCCGAGCAGTTCTCGCTGATTCCCAAGTCGCCGTTCGAGATCCGTCCGGTCGAGCCGTTCCGTGCGCAGTCCGCGGCCGGTGGCGAGTACATGACGCCGAGCGAGGACGGTACGCGTCCGGGCATCTTCTACGTCAACACCTACGACCTGCCGACGCGCAAGACCTGGGATGCCGAGGACCTGTACCTGCATGAGGCAATCCCGGGCCACCACTTCCAGCTGGCGCTGCAGCAGGAGCTGAAGAACCTGCCGGCGTTCCGCCGCTTCGGTGGCGAGACGGCGTTTGCTGAAGGCTGGGGCCTGTACGCGGAGTCGCTGGGCAAGGACCTGGGCGTCTACACCGATCCGTACAACTACTTCGGTTACCTGCAGAACGAACTGTGGCGCGCGATCCGCCTGGTCACCGACACCGGCCTGCACAGCAAGGGTTGGACGCGTGAGCAGGTGATCAAGTACATGCTCGACAACTCCGCCGAGAGCGAAACC from Lysobacter arenosi encodes:
- a CDS encoding DUF885 domain-containing protein — its product is MKLRPLLLAIAVTAAIAGCKPSTETATPAAPAATQNSQAKADQLNKLYADYWEANLKLNPIAATFQGDPRYNDQLPDYFSAQYREQSKQFVTEWLAKVEAVGSEGLTGQDLLSYEIFVEDAKDSLESFKYPDWQLPINQMHSLPSLAVQLGSGTGAQPFKTVKDYDNWLARASKLPTLFDSAITSMNEGVTAGVVQPRALMIKVIPQLDALVKAKPEDTLFWGPITQMPKDFSDADKKRLTDAYRAMIADQLMPAYKKLRAYINDEYLPKTRDTVGLDKLPGGAEWYAFNAKQSTTTDLTPDQIHKIGLDEVARIHGEIHKVMEQVGFKGSMQDFFKFMQNDPRFSFKDEKALLEYYRALEAKINQKIPEQFSLIPKSPFEIRPVEPFRAQSAAGGEYMTPSEDGTRPGIFYVNTYDLPTRKTWDAEDLYLHEAIPGHHFQLALQQELKNLPAFRRFGGETAFAEGWGLYAESLGKDLGVYTDPYNYFGYLQNELWRAIRLVTDTGLHSKGWTREQVIKYMLDNSAESETQATAEAERYIGWPGQALAYKIGELKIKELRAKAEKELGPKFDIREFHAEALKDGAVPLSILEAKIDRWIAAKKG